One genomic window of Arthrobacter sp. KBS0703 includes the following:
- the dapE gene encoding succinyl-diaminopimelate desuccinylase has product MVIAETAPVTLDLRQDVALLTSALIDMDSVSGNEGALADAVESALRRLPGLNLVRDGDSIIARTDLGRAERVILAGHLDTVPLPVTPGSLGTVPSSWPSGVPGEGVLYGRGATDMKGGVAVQLALAASMFDGGAEPTKDVTFVFYDHEEVEAVKSGLGRLVRNHGDLLRGDFAILLEPTDGNVEGGCNGTMRFEATTTGEAAHSARAWMGRNAIHAAAPILERLAGYRPQTINVDGLEYRESLNAVKIHGGTAGNVIPDRCVVEINYRFAPDKTPDQAEAHVQELLQGFDVVRTDSAAGARPGLHHPAAASFVAAVGAEPKPKYGWTDVARFSELGIPAVNFGPGDALLAHKDNEHVEAEAVRACLRALQTWLS; this is encoded by the coding sequence ATGGTGATTGCCGAAACAGCCCCTGTGACCCTTGACCTGCGCCAGGACGTGGCCCTGCTGACGTCTGCTCTCATCGACATGGACAGCGTGTCGGGCAACGAAGGCGCGCTTGCCGACGCGGTGGAGTCCGCGCTCCGCCGGCTCCCCGGCCTCAATCTGGTCCGGGACGGGGACTCGATCATCGCCCGCACGGACCTCGGCAGGGCCGAACGCGTGATCCTGGCAGGCCACCTGGACACGGTGCCGCTGCCTGTGACGCCCGGCTCGCTGGGGACGGTTCCGTCCAGCTGGCCCTCAGGTGTTCCGGGCGAAGGAGTCCTCTACGGCCGCGGCGCCACCGACATGAAAGGCGGCGTTGCGGTGCAGCTCGCGCTCGCCGCGTCCATGTTCGACGGCGGCGCTGAGCCGACCAAGGACGTCACGTTCGTCTTCTACGACCACGAGGAAGTGGAAGCCGTCAAGAGCGGCCTGGGCCGGCTTGTCCGGAACCACGGGGACCTGCTAAGGGGCGACTTCGCCATCCTGCTGGAACCGACCGACGGCAACGTTGAAGGTGGCTGCAACGGAACCATGCGGTTTGAGGCCACCACAACGGGGGAGGCCGCCCATTCGGCGCGTGCGTGGATGGGCCGCAACGCCATCCACGCCGCGGCGCCCATCCTGGAACGGCTCGCAGGGTACCGGCCGCAGACCATCAACGTGGACGGCCTGGAATACCGCGAAAGCTTGAATGCCGTGAAGATCCACGGCGGCACAGCCGGCAACGTCATTCCCGACCGCTGCGTGGTGGAGATCAACTACCGCTTCGCGCCGGACAAGACACCCGACCAGGCGGAGGCCCACGTGCAGGAGCTGCTCCAAGGATTCGATGTCGTCCGCACGGACAGCGCCGCCGGCGCGCGGCCCGGACTGCACCACCCCGCGGCCGCGTCCTTCGTGGCCGCCGTGGGAGCCGAACCCAAACCCAAATACGGCTGGACCGACGTCGCGCGTTTCAGCGAGCTCGGGATCCCGGCGGTGAACTTCGGCCCCGGTGATGCGCTGCTGGCGCACAAGGACAACGAGCACGTGGAGGCCGAAGCCGTCCGGGCCTGCCTCCGCGCACTGCAGACGTGGCTGTCCTGA
- a CDS encoding amino acid ABC transporter permease gives MTSVLYDVPGPKARRVSLIGSVIGVVLIGGLLALAIVTLAQQGIFQAQRWAIFGQADVWTLILNGIGATLSAAAISAVIAFPLGLLLCLMRISDIAWIRIPTRIVLEFLRGMPVVLMMLFVLLVFATSSFIAVVAGLVLYNSAIFAEIIRAGIQSLPKGQREAGLAIGLTSFQSRLSVELPQAIRRMLPSLVAQLVVLLKDTSLGYIVAYGELLRAVQVMADFLGPQFLFPVFFVAAAIYIAINLAVSRLAIWIERRGSKKAAGGVAKAPTAGVSTVVK, from the coding sequence ATGACTTCCGTTCTCTACGACGTCCCGGGCCCCAAGGCCCGCCGGGTCTCCCTGATCGGCTCCGTCATCGGTGTCGTGCTCATCGGCGGCCTGCTGGCGCTTGCCATTGTCACGCTCGCCCAGCAGGGAATCTTCCAGGCGCAGCGGTGGGCGATCTTCGGGCAGGCGGATGTCTGGACGCTGATCCTTAACGGCATCGGCGCCACGTTGAGTGCCGCCGCCATCTCAGCTGTCATCGCCTTCCCGCTGGGGCTCCTGCTGTGCCTCATGCGCATCTCTGATATCGCCTGGATCAGGATTCCCACCCGGATCGTGCTGGAATTCCTGCGCGGCATGCCCGTGGTCCTGATGATGCTGTTCGTGCTGCTCGTGTTCGCCACCAGCTCGTTCATTGCGGTCGTTGCCGGCCTGGTGCTCTATAACTCGGCGATCTTTGCCGAGATCATCCGCGCGGGCATCCAGTCCCTTCCAAAGGGCCAGCGCGAAGCCGGCCTGGCGATCGGCCTGACCAGCTTCCAGTCCCGGCTAAGCGTCGAACTGCCGCAGGCCATCAGGCGCATGCTGCCGTCCCTGGTGGCTCAGCTCGTGGTGCTGCTGAAGGACACCTCGCTGGGGTACATCGTCGCCTACGGCGAGCTCCTGCGCGCGGTGCAGGTGATGGCGGACTTCCTCGGCCCGCAGTTCCTGTTCCCGGTGTTCTTCGTGGCGGCGGCAATTTACATCGCCATCAACCTGGCGGTCTCCCGGCTCGCCATCTGGATTGAACGCCGCGGTTCCAAGAAGGCTGCCGGCGGCGTGGCGAAGGCCCCCACGGCCGGCGTCTCCACCGTGGTCAAGTAA
- a CDS encoding amino acid ABC transporter permease: MDVIIESLPQYWDGFLRTLFLAVVSGIIALVVGTLLAAARVSPVAALRGFSMAYVEVVRNTPLTIAFFFAAVVLPRLGVTFQQFEVAAIIALSAYTSAFIAEAVRSGVNSVPVGQAEAARSIGMKFGQVLSLIILPQALRTVVPPLINILIALVKNSSVAGAFYVLELFGYGKQLANEHGDAVMWVLVGVAFFYLLITVPLGYLAHQVERKVAIAR; the protein is encoded by the coding sequence ATGGACGTCATCATTGAGAGCCTCCCGCAGTACTGGGACGGCTTTCTCAGAACCCTGTTCCTGGCCGTCGTGTCCGGCATTATTGCCCTGGTCGTTGGCACGCTCCTCGCCGCCGCCCGGGTGTCCCCCGTAGCAGCCCTCCGCGGTTTCAGCATGGCGTACGTGGAGGTGGTGCGTAACACCCCCCTGACCATCGCCTTCTTTTTTGCTGCCGTGGTTCTGCCCCGGCTTGGCGTGACCTTCCAGCAGTTCGAGGTCGCCGCCATCATCGCGCTCAGCGCGTACACGTCGGCCTTCATCGCCGAAGCCGTGCGGTCAGGCGTCAACAGCGTCCCGGTCGGCCAGGCGGAGGCTGCACGCAGCATCGGCATGAAGTTCGGCCAGGTGCTGTCCCTCATCATCCTCCCCCAGGCACTGCGCACGGTGGTTCCGCCCCTCATCAACATCCTGATCGCACTCGTCAAGAACTCCTCGGTGGCCGGTGCGTTCTACGTGCTGGAGCTGTTCGGCTACGGCAAACAGCTCGCCAACGAACACGGTGACGCGGTCATGTGGGTGCTCGTGGGCGTTGCCTTCTTCTACCTCCTGATCACAGTGCCGCTTGGCTACCTGGCCCACCAGGTCGAACGAAAGGTGGCGATCGCCCGATGA
- a CDS encoding glutamate ABC transporter substrate-binding protein: MKAFLTRRKSLLVAASAALALTLSACGGGSTGGGTNPSPVEKPSFAAGSTMEKLSSAGKVTIGTKFDQPLFGQKGLDGKPVGFDVEIGKLIAAKLGIPADKIEWVETVSANREQFIKQGKVDLIVATYTINDKRKTEVDFAGPYYEAGQALMVNKDNTSITKPEDVKGKNVCSVTGSTPAATIVEKYGAVLVPAATYSACLEPLRNKQVEAVTTDNVILAGFVNKEPDAFKLASEETFTKEPYGIGLKKGDTEFRNWINDQLEGFAKDGSYKKAWEATAGAVIKTAPDLPAIDRY; this comes from the coding sequence ATGAAGGCATTTTTGACCCGAAGGAAATCCCTTCTGGTAGCAGCATCCGCAGCTCTTGCACTGACCCTGAGCGCTTGCGGCGGCGGCAGCACCGGCGGCGGCACCAATCCCTCCCCCGTCGAAAAGCCGAGCTTCGCCGCTGGTTCCACCATGGAAAAGCTCTCTTCTGCCGGCAAGGTGACCATCGGCACCAAGTTTGACCAGCCGCTGTTCGGCCAGAAGGGCCTGGACGGCAAGCCGGTGGGCTTTGACGTCGAAATCGGGAAGCTGATCGCTGCCAAGCTGGGGATCCCCGCTGACAAGATCGAATGGGTTGAAACCGTCTCCGCCAACCGCGAACAGTTCATCAAGCAGGGCAAGGTGGACCTGATCGTCGCCACCTACACGATCAACGACAAGCGCAAGACCGAAGTCGACTTTGCCGGCCCCTACTACGAAGCAGGCCAGGCGCTCATGGTGAACAAGGACAACACGTCCATCACCAAGCCAGAGGACGTCAAGGGCAAGAACGTCTGCTCCGTGACCGGATCCACCCCTGCTGCCACCATCGTGGAAAAGTACGGCGCAGTCCTGGTTCCGGCGGCCACCTACTCGGCCTGCCTTGAGCCGCTGCGCAACAAGCAGGTTGAGGCGGTCACCACAGACAACGTGATCCTGGCCGGCTTTGTCAACAAGGAACCGGACGCCTTCAAGCTGGCCTCCGAAGAGACCTTCACGAAGGAGCCCTACGGCATCGGCCTGAAGAAGGGCGATACCGAATTCCGCAACTGGATCAACGACCAGCTGGAAGGCTTTGCCAAGGACGGCTCCTACAAGAAGGCCTGGGAAGCCACTGCTGGCGCTGTCATCAAGACTGCACCTGACCTTCCCGCGATCGACCGCTACTAA
- a CDS encoding amino acid ABC transporter ATP-binding protein yields the protein MTTQVPGDALVSLNAVNKHYGQLHVLKDINLQVRKGEVVVVIGPSGSGKSTLCRAINRLETIDDGDIAIDGKELPAEGKELARLRADVGMVFQSFNLFAHKTILENVTLGPIKVKGVSKAEADKEAMALLERVGVGHQAPKLPAQLSGGQQQRVAIARALAMKPKVMLFDEPTSALDPEMINEVLDVMIQLAKEGMTMIVVTHEMGFARKAADRVVFMADGQIVEDATPEQFFTNPQSSRAKDFLSKLLTH from the coding sequence ATGACTACTCAAGTGCCCGGCGATGCCCTCGTCTCCCTGAATGCCGTCAATAAGCACTACGGCCAGCTGCACGTTTTGAAGGACATCAACCTCCAGGTCCGCAAGGGCGAGGTCGTTGTGGTCATCGGTCCGTCAGGCTCGGGCAAGTCCACGCTGTGCCGGGCCATCAACCGCCTCGAAACCATTGATGACGGCGATATCGCCATCGACGGCAAGGAACTGCCCGCAGAAGGCAAGGAGCTTGCGCGCCTCCGCGCGGACGTCGGCATGGTTTTCCAGTCGTTCAACCTCTTCGCGCACAAGACCATCCTGGAAAACGTGACCCTCGGCCCCATCAAGGTGAAGGGAGTGTCCAAGGCGGAGGCGGACAAGGAGGCCATGGCCCTGCTCGAGCGTGTGGGAGTCGGCCACCAGGCACCCAAGCTGCCGGCCCAGCTCTCCGGCGGCCAGCAGCAGCGTGTGGCCATCGCCCGCGCACTGGCCATGAAGCCCAAGGTCATGCTTTTCGACGAGCCCACCTCGGCGCTGGACCCGGAGATGATCAACGAAGTCCTGGACGTCATGATCCAGCTGGCCAAGGAGGGCATGACCATGATCGTGGTGACCCACGAGATGGGCTTCGCCCGCAAGGCAGCCGACCGCGTCGTGTTCATGGCGGACGGCCAGATCGTCGAAGACGCCACGCCGGAGCAGTTCTTCACCAATCCCCAAAGCAGCCGCGCCAAGGACTTCCTCTCCAAGCTCCTCACGCACTGA
- a CDS encoding TIGR00730 family Rossman fold protein, with protein MSINADPSKSVQPRRKGPLELRRKQAAVEMSDQRLLDTKGPGHFIHTDPWRVMRIQSEFVEGFGALSDLGQAVSVFGSARTKPGSLFYEMGVEVGRKLAEAGVAVITGGGPGSMEAANRGAVEGNGVSVGLGIELPFEQGLNQWVDLGINFRYFFARKTMFVKYAQGFIVLPGGLGTLDELFEAMVLVQTQKVTSFPIVLLGKDFWGPMMEWIRGTLVAEGMVSEKDMDLVQVVDDPEEAVNLVLHGHVRPPSTNGDQRPE; from the coding sequence ATGAGCATCAACGCAGATCCGTCAAAATCCGTTCAGCCCCGCCGCAAAGGGCCCCTTGAGCTCCGCCGCAAGCAGGCGGCGGTTGAGATGTCGGACCAGCGGCTGCTCGACACCAAGGGCCCCGGACACTTCATCCACACCGACCCCTGGAGGGTGATGCGGATCCAGAGCGAATTCGTGGAAGGCTTCGGTGCGCTGTCGGACCTGGGCCAGGCTGTCAGCGTTTTCGGCTCGGCACGCACCAAGCCGGGGAGCTTGTTCTATGAGATGGGTGTTGAGGTGGGGCGCAAACTGGCGGAAGCCGGCGTGGCGGTCATCACCGGAGGCGGCCCGGGATCGATGGAGGCGGCCAACCGCGGAGCCGTGGAAGGCAACGGCGTGTCGGTCGGCCTTGGCATCGAACTGCCGTTCGAGCAGGGGCTGAACCAGTGGGTGGACCTGGGGATCAACTTCCGGTACTTCTTCGCCCGGAAGACCATGTTCGTGAAGTATGCGCAGGGTTTCATTGTCCTGCCCGGTGGACTCGGCACCCTTGACGAACTCTTCGAAGCCATGGTCCTCGTCCAGACGCAGAAGGTGACCTCCTTCCCGATCGTGCTCCTGGGCAAGGATTTCTGGGGCCCGATGATGGAATGGATCCGGGGGACGCTGGTGGCCGAGGGCATGGTGTCCGAGAAGGACATGGACCTGGTCCAGGTGGTGGACGACCCGGAAGAGGCCGTCAACCTTGTCCTGCACGGCCACGTCCGCCCGCCGTCCACCAACGGCGACCAGCGGCCCGAGTAG
- a CDS encoding DivIVA domain-containing protein has product MVDVSFFLVFLAIVLIGATALIGTDIGAGLMRKRRSGNPLIDDGFDEPVASLPPVLLPADAKPTDVDHVRFSLGLRGYRMDQVDEVLDDLRDQIASKDGQLASKEAEIAARDAEIERLREQLRNNVLSATAEDRP; this is encoded by the coding sequence ATGGTTGATGTGAGTTTCTTCCTCGTTTTCCTTGCCATCGTCCTGATAGGCGCAACAGCCCTGATCGGGACCGACATCGGGGCAGGCCTCATGCGGAAGAGGCGCTCCGGGAACCCGCTGATCGACGACGGTTTCGATGAGCCTGTGGCGTCGCTGCCCCCGGTCCTGCTGCCCGCCGATGCCAAGCCCACCGACGTCGACCACGTCCGCTTTTCGCTGGGTCTTCGCGGGTACCGGATGGACCAGGTGGACGAGGTGCTCGATGACCTCCGCGACCAGATCGCGTCCAAGGATGGCCAGCTCGCTTCCAAGGAGGCCGAGATCGCGGCCCGGGACGCCGAGATCGAGCGGCTCCGGGAGCAGCTCCGGAACAATGTCCTGAGCGCCACCGCCGAGGACCGGCCTTGA
- a CDS encoding DUF3117 domain-containing protein — translation MAAMKPRTGDGPMEVTKEGRSLIMRVPLEGGGRLVVELNAAEAANLKECLVGVTE, via the coding sequence ATGGCGGCTATGAAACCACGCACCGGCGACGGCCCTATGGAAGTAACCAAGGAGGGCCGCAGCCTCATCATGCGTGTGCCGCTCGAAGGCGGAGGGCGGCTCGTGGTTGAACTCAACGCCGCAGAAGCGGCCAACCTCAAGGAATGCCTCGTCGGCGTCACCGAATAA